The Thermococcus sp. 4557 genomic sequence GGCCACGTCTTCGTCGTGCTCATGCGCAACGCTTTCCCGATAAACGTTCTCAACGCCGTTAAGAACCACCCCGCGGTGGTTATGGTCTACGGGGCCAGTGAGAACCCGCTCCAGGTCATAGTCGCCGAGACGGACCTGGGACGGAGCGTCCTGGGAGTCGTGGACGGCAAGGCCGCCAACAGGATAGAGGACGAGGAGCTCAAGAGGGAGCGCAGGGAACTCGTGGAGAAGATAGGCTACCGGATCGACTGAAGAACCGGCAACCTTTTTTACCCACCTTCCCCCTTCTCCTTCGGTGATGGTATGAGGCTGGCTTTTATCACTTCTAACCCCGGAAAGGTTGAGGAAGCGAGGAAGTACTTCAGGCCCCTCGGCGTTGAGGTTTACCAGCTCAAATTCGAGTACCCGGAGATACAGGCGGATACGCTCGAGGAGGTTGCTGAGTACGGCCTCAGATGGCTCGCCGAGAGAATAGACGGCCCGTTCTTCCTCGATGATTCCGGACTGTTCATCGACGCCCTCAAGGGCTTCCCCGGTGTGTACTCGGCCTACGTGTATAGAACCCTTGGAATAGACGGCATCCTGAGGCTCATGGCGGGCGTTGAGGACAGAAAAGCGCACTTCAGGAGCGTCATCGCCTACTGGGACGGTGAGGTTCACCTGTTCACGGGCCGCGTCGATGGGGAGATAACCCGGGAGAAGCGTGGGACCGGCGGCTTCGGCTTTGACCCGATATTCATGCCTCAGGGATTCGACAGAACTTTTGCCGAAATGACAACTAAGGAGAAGAACGATATATCACATCGTGGAAGGGCTTTAAAAGCCTTCTCAGAGTGGCTAAAGGAAAACCTTAAATAAGCCTCATGTTCCAAAGTTAACAGTAATAATTGAATGAATGACGAAGGGGGTTGCGATGGTAAACACTCTTGATGCCACCGATTTGAGGCTGTTGAAGGAACTCAAGGAGAACGCGAGGGAGAACATAGCCTCGCTCAGCAAGAAGCTCGGCATACCCCGAACCACCGTCCACTACCGCATCAAGAAGCTGGTGGAGGAGGGCGTGATAGAGAAGTTCACAGTCAAGCCCGACTACAAAAAGCTCGACCTCGGAACCACCGCGTTCATCCTCGCCCGCTACGAACCGGACTCAGGCTTAAGCCAGCGCGAGGTTGCTGAGAGGATAGCGGCTCTTGAGGGAGTTTACGAAGTCCACATAATAGCCGGTGAGTGGGACCTCCTCATAAAGGTCCGCGCTCCAAGCTCCGAGGAGGTCGGAAAGATAGTCGTGGACCGGTTAAGGGAGATAAAAGGGGTTGGCCAGACGGTTACGATGGTGTCATTCGTGACCGTCAAGGAGGAGCTTTAGTCCCATCGGGCGATGATCGGCGTTCTCCTTTCTGATTTATGATGATGCGAGGAACGGTGAGCCCGGCGAGTGCCTTCGTCACATGACGCAGCACTCGTAGATTATCTCGACCTCCCTCACGCTCTTCGCCCATTCGATGACCTTCCTCGGCGGGTTCGTCAGCCTGTCAACGCCGGCTAGAATCGCTCCCCTGTCGAAGTCAACCCGCCACCTGCCCAGCGGCCGCATGCAGCCTATGCTTATCTCACCGTCGAAGCGCTCCCTCGCGTATTTCACGACCTTCAGGCTCTCCTCCACTGACGGCTTTGGAACTTTCTCCATCTCCGTCCCCTTTGTCGGGATCAGAACGTCCAGCACGAGGACTTCTATCGGATACTCCATCAGCAGGTCTATGGCCCGGTACTCCCAGCCAATCCTTCCAAAGTCGAGGCCTATCGTTATGTGAGGCGCCACGCGGATTCTGTTTTCTGTCAGGAGCTCGACTATCCGTAGGTAGTCTTCAACGGTCTTGTCTATTCTGTAAACGCGCCTTATGACGTCGTCATCGCCCACGAAGTCGAGGGAGACGACATCGACGTACCTGACCCACTCCAGGTCGCTCTCGTCTATGAACCCCACGTGGGCGTTGAGCTTGAGGCTCGTTCTTCGCTTTATCTCCCTCAGCTCATTAGCGTACTTGTCAATCGGTACCTTCAGGCGGGAGTCCATACCGCCGCTCAGCAGGCAGCCCAAACCTCCGGAGCGCTCAAGGTTGAGGCAGAAGTCAAGGAGCTCCCTCTTCCTGGGCTTTTTCATCCCCTCGAGGTAGTGCCTCCCGCAGTGGGCGCAGTTCAGCGCGCAGTAGTTACCGGTGAGAGAGATAGAAGGGAATTTGATACCGGGAATGTAGATTTTGAGTTTCTTTCTTTCCACCATTTTAATCACCTTGCAGAACTGGGGATCGTAGGGGGCGAGAGCCCCCTCCGGTGTTTAAAAAAGAAGGAAGGGTCTGGGAAACGTAGTTTCCCGGTTTACGTGGGGCGAAGCCCCACGTTCGGGGGGAGGGGGTTAGCAAGGACGTGGGGGGTGAAACCCCCCGGCCCTGCGAGGGGAATTTTATTCCAGGGATGTAGATTTTGAGCTTTTTTCGTTCTGTCATCTAGCTCACCTTGTCAGGATGTCAATGGAGAAAAGTGAAAATAAGCTAAAACCCTTCCGGGACAAAAATGGGAAAGGGTCACTCCTTCTTGGCCTCTCCCTGGTTCTTGAACAGCGGCCACCAGGCCTTCTCGCCGAAGAGGCTCATGAAGGCGGGGCCTATGAAGTACACCGCCATCGTTGCCGTCAGCAGGACTCCAGCGGCTAGCGCAAATCCCATTTCCCTCGTTCCCCACGTGCTGCTGAACATCAGCGCGCCGTAGGTGCTCGCCAGGACCACGGCAAGGCCTATTACAAGGGTGTCCATTGTTCCGGCCGCCACGACGAGGGCGTCTTTCGGCGAGCGGCGCTCGAACTCATCTCTAGCCTTGACGAGGTAGAAGCTGTTGTAGTCTATGCCGACTCCCATGAGCACGACGAAGACCATGAGCGGCAGGAACCACATGACCTGCTGGTCAAAGACCCTGCCGAAGAGCCACGTTGAGACCCAGATGCTCGTCATGACGCCGAGGAATATGGTCATCATCGTCGAGACGACCGCCGGCATTCCCTTGAGTGTCGGTATCAGCGAGAGGAACATCAGCACGAGGGCCACTGGAATTATCCTGTGCCAGAAGATGTCGTTGATCCTGTCGGTGAGGTCCATTGAGAGCGCCGCTCCCCCGCCGACGAGTCCTTCCTTAATCTTGCCTTCCTTCTCAAGCTCTGCAATGTAGCTTCTCAGCGCCTTGACGAGCTCCTTGGCCCTGTCGTCTGTCGGTTTGTAGACCGGGTCTATCTGAATCATCACCTTGTTGCCGCTGCTTGAGATGAACCTGTCTCCTCCGAGTGCCTTGACCGCTGACAGCGTCAGGTTGCTCACTGGCTCGCCGTAGGGCCTGGTCGGGGAGTATACTGCCTTAACACCTTCCATCGTCGTTATGTGGGAGGTTATCTCGTCTATCACCTTGAGGTCTTCGTCCGTTACGTTGTGGCCGAGGTCGATTATGACGTAGTTCGGGGATGTTATGGCCGCTCCGAGCTTCTCCTGGCTCAGTTGCATGAAGGTGAGGGTCTCGCTTCCCTCCGGCAGGAAGAGGCTCATGTCGTGGGTTCCCTCGAAGTTGAAGAACGTGTACGTTGCCGGAACCGCTATTAGGAGTCCTATGAGCAGGACGACCTTGGCGTGGTTGACGACCCACTCGGCTATTCTGCTCCTCTCGTGGACGTCGAGCGTCTCAACGTGCTTTATGTGCCTCGGCCACCAGAATATCGCCTTGTCGCCTATGAGGGCCGTTATTGCCGGTATGAACGTCAGGCTGGCGAGGAGCACAGCTATGACCGCCAGCGGGATTACCATTCCCATCTGCTGGAATATCGGGAACTCCCAGGCCAGGACGAAGCTCGCGAAGGCTATGATGTCCGTGAATGCGCTCGCCAGGACGGCATCCTTAGCCCTCTTGAGGGCCTCTGCGACGGCCTTCTCGTGCTCATAGCCCTCGGCTATGTACTCCTTGAAGCGGTGGACGTAGTAGGTCGAGTAATCAATTCCAAGACCGAGGGCGGTCGTTATGGTGAGCATCTGGGCCCAGCTTCCGATGTTGAGGATTCCGCCCTTCGTGAGCAGGTACGCTATTCCGAGGGCCGTAAGCGCAGAGGTTGCGACGCCCGTGAAGGGCAGTAACGTCGCCAGGAGGGCCCCTCCCATGAGTATGAACAGCACGACGAGGGCACCT encodes the following:
- a CDS encoding adenosine-specific kinase, whose product is MVKIEVVDIEKPEGVEAIIGQGNFSIFTVDDLAKTLLTTVPGIKFGIAMNEAKPQLTRFSGNDEELEKLAAKNALRIGAGHVFVVLMRNAFPINVLNAVKNHPAVVMVYGASENPLQVIVAETDLGRSVLGVVDGKAANRIEDEELKRERRELVEKIGYRID
- a CDS encoding XTP/dITP diphosphatase encodes the protein MRLAFITSNPGKVEEARKYFRPLGVEVYQLKFEYPEIQADTLEEVAEYGLRWLAERIDGPFFLDDSGLFIDALKGFPGVYSAYVYRTLGIDGILRLMAGVEDRKAHFRSVIAYWDGEVHLFTGRVDGEITREKRGTGGFGFDPIFMPQGFDRTFAEMTTKEKNDISHRGRALKAFSEWLKENLK
- a CDS encoding Lrp/AsnC family transcriptional regulator, whose product is MVNTLDATDLRLLKELKENARENIASLSKKLGIPRTTVHYRIKKLVEEGVIEKFTVKPDYKKLDLGTTAFILARYEPDSGLSQREVAERIAALEGVYEVHIIAGEWDLLIKVRAPSSEEVGKIVVDRLREIKGVGQTVTMVSFVTVKEEL
- a CDS encoding radical SAM protein — protein: MVERKKLKIYIPGIKFPSISLTGNYCALNCAHCGRHYLEGMKKPRKRELLDFCLNLERSGGLGCLLSGGMDSRLKVPIDKYANELREIKRRTSLKLNAHVGFIDESDLEWVRYVDVVSLDFVGDDDVIRRVYRIDKTVEDYLRIVELLTENRIRVAPHITIGLDFGRIGWEYRAIDLLMEYPIEVLVLDVLIPTKGTEMEKVPKPSVEESLKVVKYARERFDGEISIGCMRPLGRWRVDFDRGAILAGVDRLTNPPRKVIEWAKSVREVEIIYECCVM